The Delphinus delphis chromosome 13, mDelDel1.2, whole genome shotgun sequence DNA window CGTTCCtgcagctttaaaaaatgttctgtatctcaCAGTACCTCATTCTCAACACTTCCGGTGTTAGAAGTTTTCTTGGACACGGGCGCTTTACAAACCCTCCCACAGTGCCCATCGTGTCCCAGCTTTAGAAAATGAGACCTCCGGGTATTTCCAAGGGAAGCGAGGGACAGACACAATGGTCTGGAATGCACGCCCCAGCACAGCCCACCCTGAGCACATCCAGCAACCCTGCCAGGCCCAGAGCACCCTCCTCCGGGTGGGCTGCCTACGTGTGCAGAGCCGGGAGTGGCCATGACCCAAGGGCCCTTCTCCTGCCACGCACAGCAGAGCCCCCTCTCCTGGCCCTCTGTGTTCCTTCTCCCCCCAGAGGAGAGCAGCTGGGTCATCACATCTGCCCAAAGGCAGGGCACAGTGCCAGCTAAATATGGGGCAGTCACTTTGCGGAACGATAGGCGCTGCCAGTCTGGAAGGCCAgcgccctcccaccctctcccgaCCCCAGGAATGGGTGACCTTGCCCTCACAACTGAGGCCTGCCCTCCCGTCCTTTTCTTCATGGCCAGGGCACACCAACAGAACCCATTTTCCGCAGGTCATCTGTCCAGTCTCTCCCCAAAGCCCCCGGGCCTGCCGTTGCAGATGACCCTCATGAGAGGTATGCTGGACCATAACCTGAGCCTGCAGGAGCCGTCTGGGGCCCGAGGGGGAAAAGGCCCCCAGTGAGACCGGGGGTCAAAACGGAAGATGGAAATCTTGGGCTGAGGGAACTCACTCCAGGTCCACTAAGTGGAGACGGGAGAGGCAGCCTGTGCAGAAGGCTGCTGACTGGGCCACCCGCCCCAGAGGGCAGCTCTGGGGCCCCAATGTTGCCAACGACATCAGACCCATACGTGGGCCAGGCCACAGCTGACCAGGACAGCCTGCAGGAGGAGGGCCCGGGCCTGAGCAATAGCATGGGGGCAGCAGTGTGACCAGGCTGGGCTGGAACATCCAAATTCCTCCACTGGATCAGAACCAAGGGTGCACACTGATTTCTTATCAACTTGCTTGTTTCACTTTGGGGCTACATCAGCTTCCCACCTACTTCTAAGACTCGCAGCTGTTTTACTTATGAGGTGTCTGTGCCGTAAAATAACTCAGAAATAAAACCACCTGAACCCAGAACATTTTCAAGCAAATTACTAATGAAGTAATCCCAACAATgtctattttacttaaaatttaccatttgcTTATTACTTTCCTTCCTAAAATGACTTTCTGATTGCAGTTATAtttccacttctttttctttcctattctccaggaaagtgttttgttttcccaATTACAGGACCCACAGGGGCCTGAAATGTTTGCCTATCTGTCCCTCGGAGCAGATGCACTGTGCCTGTCCTGTGCTGACCTGGGCTGGAGAAGCCTCCCAGTCAGCTCTGTTACTAGAAAACCCTCCCTGTGCAGAGCAGGTACTCCTTCACTCCACCCTCGGCCCTAGGGACTCACAGCCCTGGCCTGCTGCCTGCTCACTTCACCGCTGGCCTGGAAGATAGTTCTCAAGGCCACACCCCTCCCACCAagcctcccactcccacccattCAGCCAGACCCTGCAAGGATCCAAGTCCCTGCCATGAACCACACCTGCAACGCTGACCGGGTGCTCACGGCTGGGCCCAGACTCTGCTCCCAGATGGACAAGGACTCACTCAGCCATGGATCCAACCCATGTTTAATAGCACCGACTGTGTAGCAGGGACACGAGGTTGACTGATGGAGCCCTGCCCTAGGGACTCACAGTCCATCCAGAGGCACAAGTCATTACAGCGCTGGGCGTTGAGTGCTGAAGCAGCGAAGTGCACGAGTGGGCGTGGAGGCAGGATGCTGAAGAGCAGAGGGGAGGGCAGCGTGGGCCAAAACAAGACTAGATGCTAACACTGCAGGCAAATGCCTGAAAGGGAGCTGAGACTGGCAAGGAGGCCCCCACTCCACCCTCCTGCATTAAAGCTGTCCCAGTGGGCCAGGGCTGCTGGTAAGCCCGTACATAGGGAAGCACCCTTCTCTGCCAAGACACCCTCCCACTTATACTGAATAATGAAAGCAGCTGCTTTCTCCATGCACCCTTCCTTAACTTCTAGTCCAGAGGATAGGGGACACAGGGAGCAGAGACTGGGGCAGGAGTCAAAGCAGACACCACAGGAGTTAGATCCAAAAGGGCTGGCACAGCGGACCCAGTCCAGTCCCAGCCAGCACTGAAGGGGGTGGGTTTGGGGGGGACTAGTTACAAGGACTGTACAAACTTGATGGGGACTGGTCTACGCAATTCTTTCCAACTAGCGGGAACAGGCCAAGTGAGAAGGCGCTTCCCAACAAGGTGTTGGGATGCAGCCAAGAGCCCAGTGGGAGGCAGCCTCTGGGCCACTGAGTTGGAGAATGAGGGGCACAGGGCAGAGGCCACTGTCCTGCTGTGCCCTGGGGTGGGAGTTTAAGGGGAGCTGTTTGTGCTCAGACATGGCAGACGCCAAACAAGTCCATCTCCTGCCCAGCAATGGGGCAAGTGGACAGGGCACTACCTGGTGCACCCCATCTAGAGTTAGCTGGCAATACCCCACTGTCCTGACAGTGGGGCCGTGGGGTTCCCTGGTCACGCAGACCACTTCATGACAAGGGGGCACTGCCATACCTGCCCAGGCCGTGTTCGGAATCCAGTGCTGTGGGTTGGTGCGTGGGACAGAATGGTGGCTCTCCTAGGGTGGCTGGGGTGTCCACTGCCCCCTCTGGGGTACCTAAGGATGCCTCCTGGCCTGCCTCTGTCTCAGAAACCTCCTCCTTTGTTTTCTGGGGTCCTGGACCCCCTGGGTTAGTGGGACCTGGTTTCTGGGCAGGGGGTTCAGCAGATTCTGCAACTGCAAGGACAGGTTTGGGGGCCGCCTCCCCTGGCTGGGAAGAAGATGGCCCCACGGGACCAGGACCAGCACTGCCTGCAGAGTTGGACAAGGCAGAAGGTTCCACAGGCCCAGAGCTGCTCTCCATGGCTAGCAGCTGCTCAGATAGAGCATTTCTAGATGTGGAATTGGAACTAGAAACAGTGGGGGTGGCCAGAGCAGCGGGGACAGACCTGGGGGGAGTGCCCATGTTGAGGGCCAAGGCCTCTGAGAACCTAGCTAAGTACTGTCTCACTACAGGCAGCTGTGGGGCCACTGGTGGCTGGCTCGAGGCCAGAGGCAAAGAACAGGGCCCTGCAGCGTGGTACTCAGCAAAGTTGTTTGGGTTTTGAATAACTTCCTCAAGATCCTGGCAAAAAAGCTCATAGTTGTCAGGCAGGGGCAGGTCCCCATCGAGGTAGGGGGCTGCCCACGCCCGGGCTCGGCCCGTCAGGCGCCCGAGGATCTCGCAGACGCGGCTGAGGTTGTCCCGGTAGTGCTCAAAGCGGAAGGACATGTAATCGCCCAGCTGGGCCAGAAAACGGTCCAGCAGCCAAGGGGAGCCATCGAAGGTGCCTGGGTCTGAGCCGGGCACCCAGTGGAAGTCCACCCTGAGGGGCCGCGGGCCCATGCGCATTGCCGGGGGGCCCCTCTCCGCGGGCTTACAGCCCACAGCACCACTCGCTGACCTCTT harbors:
- the RTL10 gene encoding protein Bop; this encodes MPRGRRQGPRNPIRAAANYANAHPWQEDGATPGVAYTPLVDPWIERPCCGDPVCVRTTMEQKRSASGAVGCKPAERGPPAMRMGPRPLRVDFHWVPGSDPGTFDGSPWLLDRFLAQLGDYMSFRFEHYRDNLSRVCEILGRLTGRARAWAAPYLDGDLPLPDNYELFCQDLEEVIQNPNNFAEYHAAGPCSLPLASSQPPVAPQLPVVRQYLARFSEALALNMGTPPRSVPAALATPTVSSSNSTSRNALSEQLLAMESSSGPVEPSALSNSAGSAGPGPVGPSSSQPGEAAPKPVLAVAESAEPPAQKPGPTNPGGPGPQKTKEEVSETEAGQEASLGTPEGAVDTPATLGEPPFCPTHQPTALDSEHGLGRYGSAPLS